One genomic region from Candidatus Nomurabacteria bacterium encodes:
- a CDS encoding DNA polymerase III subunit alpha, translating into MGNKIVASDYVHLHNHTQYSLLDGLTKLPELLDFVCDSGMQAIAMTDHGTLSGAIEFYKLAQAKQIKPIIGIETYVASRKHTDKDPVKDKQRYHLILLAMNNTGYQNLMKLSTIANLDGYYYFPRIDHDLLEQYSEGVIALSACMGGELGDALKNGQYKTAKQIATWYQKTFKDRYYLEIQDHGHPDNPLYNEEQGEINKQVLQIGKELNIKVVVTCDAHYLKHEDQDAHEVLLCVGTGSLLSDEKRMSLKEFPLHVTDPKEIIKRWGTEHPEVIINTKEIADRCSVSIKLGDILIPKFPVPKKETEKTYLHKLVYQGLAWRYGNQSFEKSKELGVSKAQKTLPDNIAERASYELKVIDTMGFNGYFLIISDFINWGKNQGIVFGPGRGSAAGSIIAYALRITELDPMQYDLLFERFLNPDRISMPDIDIDIQDTRRDEVIQYCVEKYGSERVANIVTFGRMAARNAVRDTARVLNVPYADADRLAKMIPPPVQGRHIPLKKSLEDNFELKSEYQNNPVAKQVFDFATQLEGTIRSHGVHAAGVVIAPDDIVKYAPLERAQKGVISTQYSMGPIEELGLLKMDFLGLSNLSIIKNALRIIKKVHGKDIDIDNLPLDDDKTYKLLQAGDTTGVFQLESAGMKRYLKELKPSQFEDVVAMVALYRPGPMQFIDEFIGRKRGTMKIQYPHPSMENALKNTYGVLVYQEQVMQISKEVCGFSGGEADTLRKAIGKKNAELMAKMKDKMIVGGQNQSGISKSVMEKFWKQLEDFAAYCFNKSHAACYGLIAYQTAYLKAHYPSAFMAALMTSAYGDTDRLAIEIKECSNMGIEVLQPDVNESFLEFAVVPESLQIRFGMSAIKNVGTNAVEEILRVRQQNRNFKTIDDFFANVNPSIVNRKNIESLIKAGAFDSLADRLQLLDNLDLIMAFASKIQKEQNSGQTDLFGNLDGESARPELTLGPIVGSYNSNDKLFWERELLGLYISQHPLDAYKNILAETTVDIKQIKPSHDSKVVAIGGSVIDAREIVTKSGQKMAFIQLTNGEKEIELIVFPSVFQQTIGIWNKDTVVIVKGKVSAKDKSGVIGDDVKIIVDEARQVTLEQAEAYQPTGRKKRTPKESRIKMKEVKRTIKPEQKLYIRLHDASDNAKLIELKEIVSLHKGDSEVILVLGKESKKQAIKLPFKINISDEVMEQLKYLVGEENIAIK; encoded by the coding sequence ATATCATTTGATTTTGCTGGCAATGAACAATACTGGCTATCAAAATTTAATGAAGCTTAGTACTATTGCAAATCTCGACGGGTATTACTATTTCCCACGGATTGATCATGATTTACTTGAACAATATAGCGAAGGGGTCATCGCATTAAGTGCGTGTATGGGGGGTGAGCTTGGCGACGCATTGAAGAATGGACAATACAAAACAGCCAAACAGATTGCTACGTGGTACCAGAAAACTTTCAAAGATCGGTATTATTTGGAGATCCAGGATCACGGACATCCAGATAATCCACTATATAACGAAGAGCAGGGAGAGATTAATAAGCAAGTTCTTCAAATCGGTAAAGAATTGAACATCAAAGTGGTGGTCACCTGTGATGCTCACTATCTGAAACACGAAGACCAAGACGCTCATGAGGTATTGTTGTGTGTTGGCACGGGATCATTATTATCTGACGAAAAACGTATGTCATTGAAGGAGTTTCCGCTTCATGTTACTGACCCTAAAGAAATTATTAAAAGGTGGGGAACAGAACATCCTGAGGTAATTATAAATACCAAAGAAATTGCCGATCGTTGCAGTGTTTCGATAAAGCTTGGCGATATTTTGATACCAAAATTTCCTGTCCCCAAAAAAGAAACCGAAAAGACCTATCTGCACAAGTTAGTTTACCAAGGTTTAGCTTGGAGGTACGGGAATCAATCTTTTGAAAAATCAAAAGAGTTAGGAGTATCCAAGGCTCAGAAAACCTTACCTGACAATATTGCCGAAAGAGCTTCATATGAATTGAAGGTCATAGATACAATGGGTTTCAATGGGTATTTCTTAATAATTTCCGATTTTATTAATTGGGGGAAAAACCAAGGTATTGTTTTTGGTCCAGGTCGTGGAAGCGCGGCAGGATCGATTATTGCCTATGCCTTGCGCATCACTGAGCTTGACCCGATGCAATACGATTTGCTGTTTGAGCGGTTTTTAAACCCAGATCGTATTTCTATGCCAGATATCGATATAGATATCCAAGATACTCGCAGAGATGAGGTTATACAATATTGTGTTGAGAAATATGGCTCGGAAAGGGTGGCGAATATTGTTACTTTTGGTCGTATGGCTGCGCGAAATGCTGTACGTGACACCGCAAGGGTACTAAATGTTCCATATGCTGATGCCGACAGGCTAGCTAAGATGATTCCACCTCCAGTTCAGGGGCGACACATACCTCTAAAAAAATCTCTGGAAGATAATTTTGAACTAAAATCAGAATATCAAAATAACCCAGTCGCCAAGCAAGTCTTTGATTTTGCCACTCAACTTGAAGGAACAATAAGATCTCATGGAGTTCATGCGGCGGGCGTTGTAATTGCACCTGATGATATAGTGAAGTATGCCCCACTTGAGAGGGCGCAAAAGGGGGTGATATCTACTCAATACTCAATGGGGCCAATCGAGGAGCTGGGGTTGCTCAAAATGGATTTCTTAGGACTTTCAAACTTATCGATAATAAAAAACGCACTGAGAATTATAAAAAAGGTTCATGGTAAAGATATTGATATCGACAATCTGCCTTTAGACGACGATAAAACATACAAACTATTACAAGCCGGCGATACAACAGGAGTATTTCAGTTGGAGTCAGCGGGTATGAAGCGTTATTTAAAAGAACTAAAGCCTTCGCAGTTTGAAGATGTTGTAGCGATGGTTGCTTTGTATCGACCGGGACCTATGCAGTTTATTGATGAATTTATCGGACGAAAACGTGGAACAATGAAGATACAATATCCTCACCCTTCTATGGAAAATGCATTAAAAAACACCTATGGAGTCTTAGTTTATCAAGAACAGGTTATGCAGATAAGCAAAGAGGTTTGTGGCTTTAGTGGTGGTGAGGCTGACACATTAAGAAAGGCTATTGGCAAGAAGAATGCTGAACTGATGGCCAAAATGAAAGATAAAATGATTGTTGGTGGCCAAAACCAATCTGGAATCAGTAAATCTGTAATGGAGAAGTTCTGGAAGCAATTAGAAGATTTCGCTGCATACTGTTTTAATAAATCTCACGCTGCTTGCTATGGGCTCATTGCCTATCAAACTGCATACTTAAAGGCACATTATCCTTCGGCCTTCATGGCGGCATTGATGACTAGTGCTTACGGTGATACTGATCGATTAGCCATAGAGATTAAAGAGTGTAGCAATATGGGTATAGAGGTTTTGCAACCAGACGTTAATGAATCGTTCTTAGAATTTGCTGTTGTTCCAGAGTCATTGCAAATCCGATTTGGGATGAGTGCTATAAAGAATGTTGGTACGAATGCGGTGGAAGAGATATTAAGAGTCCGACAACAAAACAGAAACTTCAAAACAATCGATGATTTTTTTGCAAATGTAAACCCAAGTATAGTTAATAGAAAAAATATAGAGAGCTTAATTAAGGCTGGCGCATTCGATAGTTTGGCAGATAGATTGCAGTTACTTGATAACCTTGATTTGATTATGGCTTTTGCTTCAAAGATTCAAAAAGAACAAAATAGTGGCCAAACCGATCTATTCGGTAACTTAGATGGTGAATCGGCTAGACCAGAATTAACACTTGGTCCAATTGTTGGTTCCTATAATTCTAATGATAAATTATTTTGGGAGCGAGAGTTATTGGGCTTATATATTTCTCAGCACCCACTTGATGCATACAAAAACATTCTTGCCGAAACTACAGTTGATATTAAACAGATCAAGCCAAGTCACGACTCTAAAGTAGTCGCAATAGGAGGATCGGTAATTGATGCCAGAGAGATTGTAACCAAAAGTGGCCAAAAGATGGCATTTATTCAGCTGACTAACGGAGAGAAAGAAATTGAGCTAATAGTTTTCCCTAGCGTGTTTCAGCAAACTATTGGAATATGGAACAAAGATACTGTTGTTATTGTAAAAGGAAAGGTTTCGGCAAAAGATAAGTCTGGAGTAATAGGTGACGACGTCAAAATAATTGTTGATGAGGCCAGGCAGGTTACGTTAGAGCAAGCCGAGGCATACCAACCCACCGGGCGCAAGAAACGTACTCCTAAAGAGTCACGGATTAAAATGAAAGAGGTGAAAAGAACAATTAAACCGGAACAAAAATTATACATTAGACTTCACGATGCATCGGATAATGCTAAGCTTATTGAATTGAAAGAGATTGTCTCCTTACACAAAGGCGATTCTGAGGTTATTTTAGTTCTCGGTAAAGAGTCTAAAAAACAGGCCATAAAACTACCATTTAAAATAAACATTTCGGATGAAGTTATGGAACAATTAAAATATTTGGTTGGGGAAGAGAATATTGCAATAAAGTAG
- a CDS encoding CAP domain-containing protein, with translation MSRAKSPKTKKHNNLKPNHRHTKEYLKHYYPFIPLFASIGFLIIVLFSPFQKSNQAVLGAYSNITPQQLLSATNTQRQLTGENALTINPQLQNAAQNKAEDMVNRNYWSHKTPEGKDPWVFIANENYQYQKAGENLAYGFNDSASTIDGWMKSESHKRNLLDKDFTEVGFGIADSNNFNESGHSTVVVAMYADPLPPGSVSSTQSNQTHILGDSKSVLNANKYTGSTWGIYLVGAIIGVSVMYLAGAHGSSLRKKIKKGEKFIIKHPLLDSAVICLIALGVIMLRSAGQIL, from the coding sequence ATGAGTCGCGCCAAGTCGCCAAAAACAAAAAAACACAATAACTTAAAACCAAATCATCGTCACACCAAAGAATATTTAAAGCATTACTACCCATTTATTCCGCTTTTTGCAAGTATTGGTTTTTTAATCATTGTATTGTTTAGTCCTTTCCAAAAAAGCAACCAAGCCGTATTAGGCGCGTACTCAAACATAACTCCCCAGCAGTTACTAAGTGCAACTAATACACAACGTCAACTTACGGGTGAGAACGCTCTAACAATTAATCCTCAACTGCAAAACGCCGCACAAAACAAAGCAGAGGATATGGTTAACCGAAACTACTGGTCGCACAAAACGCCAGAAGGTAAAGACCCTTGGGTGTTTATTGCAAATGAAAATTATCAATACCAAAAAGCTGGAGAAAATCTAGCATACGGATTCAATGACAGCGCCTCAACAATAGATGGCTGGATGAAAAGTGAGTCACATAAGCGCAATCTCCTTGATAAGGATTTTACGGAAGTAGGTTTTGGTATTGCTGATAGTAACAACTTTAACGAAAGTGGTCATTCAACAGTAGTAGTTGCGATGTATGCTGATCCGTTGCCTCCTGGCTCAGTTAGTAGTACTCAATCCAATCAGACTCATATTTTAGGCGATAGTAAGTCAGTATTAAATGCCAATAAATACACTGGATCGACATGGGGCATCTATTTAGTAGGAGCGATTATAGGCGTGTCTGTAATGTATCTCGCAGGGGCGCATGGTAGTAGCCTTAGAAAAAAAATAAAAAAGGGAGAGAAGTTCATAATAAAACACCCCTTACTCGATAGTGCGGTAATCTGTTTGATTGCATTAGGGGTCATTATGCTACGTTCGGCAGGGCAAATTTTATAA
- a CDS encoding TrmH family RNA methyltransferase, which produces MRDIVIIANDIRSTHNVGSLLRTADGFGVSHFYLTGITPYPTIDSDQRLPHISQKLTNQIKKTALGAENSISWSYEDNLQQLLRKLKNDRYTIIGLEQSSNSIKLNDYQPPTKCALLLGTEVDGIPHDLLNQCDDIVEIAMYGQKESFNVAQATAIALFVLREA; this is translated from the coding sequence ATGCGTGACATTGTAATAATAGCAAACGACATTAGAAGTACCCACAATGTTGGATCTTTGTTACGTACTGCAGATGGATTTGGAGTTAGTCATTTTTACCTGACTGGGATTACGCCGTACCCTACCATTGACTCTGATCAACGTTTGCCACATATCAGCCAAAAGCTTACTAATCAAATCAAGAAAACAGCCCTTGGAGCAGAAAATTCCATTTCTTGGAGCTATGAAGATAACCTCCAGCAACTACTAAGAAAGCTAAAAAATGATCGGTATACAATCATTGGACTAGAGCAGTCTAGTAATAGCATAAAACTAAATGACTACCAACCGCCAACTAAATGTGCCCTGCTACTTGGCACTGAAGTTGACGGCATCCCTCACGACCTATTAAACCAATGTGACGATATTGTTGAGATTGCCATGTATGGTCAAAAAGAGTCCTTTAATGTAGCCCAAGCTACTGCTATTGCTCTATTTGTCTTGCGAGAAGCTTAA
- a CDS encoding type II/IV secretion system protein: MSQDARFDDEQSTLKRARILGLPYIDTSQITNKILYKDVLSKDELYRLRIIPIQADSNSITFGITNTTSQTTISSFKQRFLDQQTNFALISDSGYREYMRLYDPPRKVEYEDISITNAGTEDLIQRVSQMLEQVRADDMLAYLVHQAHKLQASDIHTENQRGYVRIRFRIDGVLHPIARMTPEKYRILVSAIASSANLSTQAPDAQQGHIAQRVRMADGADVDVNLRVETVPTIHGMDIVMRLFNLSQDMYNLDKLGLNPEERKIVDDIIAKPTGLVLVVGPTGSGKTTTLYSMLNSLNNDSRKIITIEDPVEYQFEGLTQIPVNSKGTQEVNFAEKLRAVLRLDPDIVMVGEVRDMDTAKTALQASLTGHLVLSTFHAGSASAALTRLVDVIGANPLFASAIRLVMAQRLVRKLDDNTKQAYTPSDKEKDYISRALSDLPEDFEKPNLSALQLYKPGSSADNPYGFTGQLALREQFIMTGEILKLMQNSSSGATTQQIEEAAIKSGMKTMRHDAILKVCAGQTTLDEVIRVLG, from the coding sequence ATGAGTCAAGATGCTCGATTTGATGATGAACAGTCAACTTTAAAACGTGCTCGCATATTGGGATTGCCATATATCGATACCTCTCAAATTACCAATAAAATTCTGTATAAGGATGTCTTATCCAAAGATGAGCTTTACAGATTACGAATTATCCCTATTCAAGCAGACTCAAATTCAATTACTTTTGGTATCACTAATACAACATCTCAAACTACAATATCTAGCTTCAAGCAACGATTTTTAGACCAACAAACAAATTTTGCGTTAATTTCTGATAGTGGATACAGAGAATATATGCGTCTATATGATCCTCCACGGAAGGTAGAATACGAGGATATTAGTATTACTAACGCCGGAACCGAGGATCTTATTCAGAGGGTTTCTCAAATGCTTGAACAGGTACGCGCTGATGACATGTTGGCTTATCTAGTACATCAAGCTCATAAATTACAGGCATCCGATATTCACACTGAAAACCAGCGAGGATATGTACGGATTCGATTCCGAATCGACGGTGTACTCCACCCAATAGCAAGAATGACTCCAGAGAAATATCGAATTTTAGTTTCTGCTATTGCTAGCTCGGCAAACTTATCGACCCAGGCGCCAGATGCTCAACAAGGTCATATTGCCCAAAGAGTTAGGATGGCAGATGGTGCGGATGTGGATGTTAACTTACGAGTCGAAACCGTTCCAACAATCCATGGCATGGATATAGTTATGAGGCTGTTTAACTTAAGCCAAGATATGTATAATCTCGATAAATTAGGACTTAATCCCGAGGAAAGAAAAATAGTAGACGATATTATTGCCAAACCAACTGGCCTTGTTCTTGTTGTTGGGCCCACCGGCTCTGGAAAAACCACAACTCTTTATTCGATGCTCAATTCCCTTAATAATGATAGCCGAAAGATTATTACTATCGAAGATCCGGTTGAGTATCAGTTTGAGGGATTAACTCAGATTCCAGTCAATAGCAAAGGTACACAAGAAGTAAATTTTGCCGAAAAATTGCGGGCTGTATTACGTCTTGACCCTGATATCGTAATGGTTGGTGAGGTGCGAGATATGGATACTGCTAAAACTGCATTGCAAGCCTCCTTAACAGGTCACCTAGTGCTATCTACCTTCCATGCTGGTTCAGCCTCTGCAGCTCTAACTAGACTGGTTGATGTTATTGGCGCTAACCCGTTATTTGCATCTGCAATTCGGTTAGTTATGGCGCAAAGACTAGTTAGAAAGTTAGACGACAATACTAAACAGGCCTACACGCCTTCTGATAAAGAGAAAGACTATATATCTAGGGCTTTATCAGATTTGCCTGAAGACTTTGAAAAGCCAAATCTAAGTGCGCTACAACTTTACAAACCAGGTTCGTCTGCAGATAATCCTTATGGCTTTACAGGACAACTCGCCCTAAGAGAGCAGTTTATTATGACCGGTGAAATTTTAAAATTAATGCAAAACAGTAGCTCTGGCGCAACGACACAACAAATTGAAGAGGCAGCCATAAAGAGTGGCATGAAGACAATGCGTCATGACGCAATTCTTAAGGTTTGTGCGGGGCAAACTACGCTTGACGAAGTGATTCGTGTGCTTGGTTAA
- a CDS encoding NADP-dependent malic enzyme produces the protein MDYSEKALQLHKQLKGKISIELKDGLDTKDQLSTYYTPGVGAVSSHLALHPEQTAEYTWTNNTVAVVSDGSAVLGLGNIGPEGALPVMEGKAMLFKHFANIDALPIVLDVHSADEIVATVKAIAPSFGGINLEDISAPLCFEVEDRLKTELSIPVFHDDQHGTAIVVLAGLINAIKITNKNLDNSRIVVVGAGAAGTAIIKLIKLYANPEILAVDSKGIISKERTDLNDEKKKLLEFTNKNNVNGSLEDALKNADIFIGVSKGGLLSAEHIKTMANDPIIFAMANPTPEIMPDEAKSAGASVVATGRSDFPNQVNNALAFPGIFRGALDNKVQKITDEHKLAVAKTIAGLVENPTPDEIIPSVLDKRLVPEIAKVIV, from the coding sequence GACTATTCAGAAAAAGCACTGCAACTACACAAACAACTAAAGGGTAAGATTTCAATCGAACTTAAAGATGGTTTAGATACTAAAGATCAACTTAGTACATACTACACCCCTGGAGTAGGAGCGGTAAGTAGCCATCTTGCCCTCCATCCAGAACAGACAGCTGAATATACATGGACTAATAATACAGTGGCTGTAGTTAGTGACGGTTCGGCTGTTTTAGGGCTTGGCAATATTGGCCCCGAGGGCGCTCTACCAGTTATGGAGGGCAAGGCTATGTTGTTTAAGCATTTTGCAAACATTGATGCTCTGCCAATTGTTTTGGATGTTCACTCGGCAGACGAGATAGTCGCCACAGTTAAAGCAATTGCCCCTAGCTTTGGCGGAATTAATCTTGAAGATATTTCTGCCCCACTTTGCTTTGAGGTAGAAGATAGACTAAAAACGGAACTATCTATCCCGGTTTTTCATGATGATCAACACGGTACAGCAATTGTAGTACTTGCAGGACTGATAAACGCTATTAAAATCACCAACAAAAATTTAGATAACTCACGTATCGTTGTTGTAGGAGCGGGCGCAGCTGGTACGGCAATAATTAAACTTATTAAATTATACGCCAACCCCGAAATTTTAGCCGTAGACAGCAAAGGTATCATCAGCAAAGAGCGTACCGACCTTAATGACGAAAAGAAAAAACTGCTTGAATTTACTAACAAAAATAATGTTAACGGAAGCTTAGAGGATGCACTAAAAAATGCTGATATATTTATTGGCGTATCCAAAGGTGGCTTACTAAGCGCTGAACATATAAAAACCATGGCCAACGATCCGATTATTTTTGCAATGGCTAATCCAACCCCAGAAATTATGCCAGACGAGGCTAAATCTGCCGGGGCATCAGTTGTCGCTACTGGACGAAGTGACTTCCCTAATCAAGTCAACAATGCCCTAGCTTTCCCTGGTATTTTTCGGGGAGCACTAGATAATAAAGTACAAAAAATTACAGACGAGCATAAGCTTGCTGTAGCTAAAACAATTGCCGGTCTGGTTGAAAACCCAACACCTGACGAAATTATTCCATCAGTTCTTGATAAACGGTTAGTGCCAGAAATTGCCAAGGTTATTGTTTAA